In the Oncorhynchus nerka isolate Pitt River linkage group LG2, Oner_Uvic_2.0, whole genome shotgun sequence genome, one interval contains:
- the LOC135572517 gene encoding uncharacterized protein LOC135572517 codes for MNKETSRIPISLASSRPRLSSPSPLLASPRPRLSSPSPLLASPRPSLSSPSPLLALASPRLSSPLLALGSPRPRLSSPYLSSPSPLLALASPRLSSPSPLLALASLSSPSPSPSPLLASPRSRPRLSSPSPLSPRPRLPSPSPSPLLASPRPCPLLSSPSPLLALASPRPRLSSPSPLIALASPRPRLSSPSPLLALSSPSPAPRPRPRLSSPPPLLALTLLSDTSRPSSYKSDLSHSIWPFHTSCTTG; via the exons ATGAATAAAGAAACGTCTCGAATCCCCATATCCCTCGCCTCTTCTcgccctcgcctctcctcgccctcgcctctcctcgcctctcctcgccctcgcctctcctcgccctcgcctctcctcgcctctcctcgccctAGCCTCTCCTcgccctcgcctctcctcgccctcgcctctcctcgcctctcctcgcctctacTCGCCCTAGGCTCTCCTcgccctcgcctctcctcgcccta CCTCTCCTcgccctcgcctctcctcgccctcgcctctcctcgcctctcctcgccctcgcctctcctcgccctcgcctctctctcctcgcccTCGCCCTcgccctcgcctctcctcgcctctcctcgctctcgccctcgcctctcctcgccctcgcctctctctcctcgcccTCGCCTCCCCTCACCCTcgccctcgcctctcctcgcctccccTCGCccttgccctctcctctcctcgccctcgcctctcctcgccctcgcctctcctcgtcctcgcctctcctcgccctCGCCTCTCATcgccctcgcctctcctcgccctcgcctctcctcgccctcgcctctcctcgccctCTCCTCGCCCTCGCCCGCTCCTCGCCCTcgccctcgcctctcctcgccccCGCCTCTCCTCGCTCTAACCTTATTGTCTGACACTTCTAGGCCGAGCTCGTACAAATCAGATTTGAGTCACAGTATATGGCCTTTCCACACCTCCTGCACAACAGGGTAG